Proteins encoded together in one Coffea arabica cultivar ET-39 chromosome 2c, Coffea Arabica ET-39 HiFi, whole genome shotgun sequence window:
- the LOC113727319 gene encoding protein LONG AFTER FAR-RED 3 isoform X5, protein MPTIHHTEIYTQYQTKMRVRWLSVSATMAILLSIASLPLLTQNTINNYTTFTSSFSNFLKIFRSKTVQRGVADLIVTNGTIFTSDDSLPFAQSMAIRSGRIIQVGDYSSVQDLAGPGTRELNLEGKMVVPGFIDSHVHLISGGLQMARVELHDVKSKDHFVDKVKEAVANMKQGSWLLGGGWNNDFWGGELPMASWIDDITPHNPVWLSRIDGHMGLANSLALKLAGTSSYMNDPDGGAIIRNSNGEATGLLVDSTMKLITSCIPEVSVDVRREALMRASNLALMRGVTTVVDVGRYFPGSSTETSWEDFSDVYTWADLVGKMLIRVCLFFPIETWARLRDLKYKAGPKLSEKIYLGGVKAFADGSLGSSSALFHEPYVDEPHNSGLEVADINSLHGMTVSADKAGLQVAIHAIGDKANALILDMYASVVSHNGFRDRRFRIEHAQHLVPGMASRFSEQAIIASVQPDHMLDDADSAIKKLGIERATKGSYVFQSLLASGTKLAFGSDWPVADINPLGSMRTAMKRIPSGWHEAWSSSECMNLSDALKAYTIWAAHGCFLDKDVGSISPGKLADFVVLSTDSWDEFSREGSAYVEATYMGGIRAFP, encoded by the exons ATGCCTACCATCCATCATACAGAAATTTACACTCAGTATCAGACAAAGATGAGAGTACGGTGGTTGAGTGTTTCAGCCACAATGGCCATCCTTCTCTCCATAGCCTCCCTTCCTCTTCTTACCCAAAACACCATTAATAATTACACCACCTTCACCTCCTCCTTCTCAA attttttgaagatttttCGAAGTAAAACTGTACAAAGAGGAGTGGCAGATTTGATTGTGACCAATGGAACCATTTTCACCAGTGATGATTCTCTGCCGTTTGCTCAATCCATGGCCATTCGCAGCGGTCGAATTATTCAAGTTGGTGACTACTCTTCTGTCCAG GATTTGGCTGGACCGGGCACTCGGGAGTTAAATCTTGAGGGCAAAATGGTGGTTCCTGGATTTATTGATTCCCACGTGCACTtaatttctggaggattacaG ATGGCACGTGTAGAGCTTCATGATGTAAAAAGTAAAGATCATTTTGTGGACAAAGTGAAGGAAGCTGTAGCAA ATATGAAACAAGGATCTTGGTTATTGGGTGGAGGATGGAATAATGACTTCTGGGGAGGAGAACTGCCAATGGCTTCTTGGATTGATGATATTACACCCCATAATCCT GTCTGGCTGTCAAGGATAGATGGCCACATGGGCTTGGCTAACTCTTTAGCACTAAAACTTGCGGGGACATCTAGTTACATGAATGATCCAGATGGTGGAGCTATTATTAGAAACAGTAATGGGG AAGCTACAGGCTTATTGGTTGACTCTACAATGAAACTGATCACGTCATGCATTCCAGAAGTCTCAGTAGATGTGAGAAGGGAAGCTCTTATGAGAGCTAGCAATCTTGCATTAATGAGGGGTGTGACAACAGTTGTTGATGTTGGGAGATATTTTCCCGGTTCATCAACAGAAACCTCATGGGAAGATTTTTCAG ATGTGTATACTTGGGCTGATTTGGTTGGAAAGATGTTGATCAGAGTCTGCTTATTCTTTCCAATAGAAACATGGGCACGTTTACGt GATTTAAAATATAAGGCAGGCCCTAAGCTTAGTGAAAAGATATACTTGGGTGGCGTAAAGGCTTTTGCTGATGGATCATTGGGGTCAAGTAGTGCGCTTTTCCATGAG CCTTATGTTGATGAACCTCATAATTCTGGTCTAGAAGTAGCAGATATTAATAGTCTACATGGAATGACTGTTTCAGCAGATAAAGCTGGCCTTCAG GTTGCCATACATGCAATAGGTGACAAGGCAAATGCCTTGATATTGGACATGTATGCATCAGTGGTCTCTCACAATGGGTTCAGGGACAGAAGGTTTAGG ATTGAACATGCTCAGCATTTGGTGCCTGGTATGGCATCCCGATTTAGTGAACAAGCTATTATTGCTTCAGTTCAG CCTGATCACATGCTGGATGATGCTGATTCTGCAATAAAGAAACTTGGGATAGAGAGAGCAACAAAAGGATCTTATGTTTTCCAGTCACTTCTTGCCAGTGGTACAAAGTTGGCATTTGGCTCTGATTGGCCA GTTGCAGATATTAATCCTTTAGGAAGCATGAGGACAGCAATGAAAAGAATACCTTCTGGTTGGCACGAGGCTTGGTCATCATCAGAGTGCATGAATCTGAGTGATGCATTAAAAGC
- the LOC113727319 gene encoding protein LONG AFTER FAR-RED 3 isoform X1: protein MPTIHHTEIYTQYQTKMRVRWLSVSATMAILLSIASLPLLTQNTINNYTTFTSSFSNFLKIFRSKTVQRGVADLIVTNGTIFTSDDSLPFAQSMAIRSGRIIQVGDYSSVQFMSTQDLAGPGTRELNLEGKMVVPGFIDSHVHLISGGLQMARVELHDVKSKDHFVDKVKEAVANMKQGSWLLGGGWNNDFWGGELPMASWIDDITPHNPVWLSRIDGHMGLANSLALKLAGTSSYMNDPDGGAIIRNSNGEATGLLVDSTMKLITSCIPEVSVDVRREALMRASNLALMRGVTTVVDVGRYFPGSSTETSWEDFSDVYTWADLVGKMLIRVCLFFPIETWARLRDLKYKAGPKLSEKIYLGGVKAFADGSLGSSSALFHEPYVDEPHNSGLEVADINSLHGMTVSADKAGLQVAIHAIGDKANALILDMYASVVSHNGFRDRRFRIEHAQHLVPGMASRFSEQAIIASVQPDHMLDDADSAIKKLGIERATKGSYVFQSLLASGTKLAFGSDWPVRIYCQQVADINPLGSMRTAMKRIPSGWHEAWSSSECMNLSDALKAYTIWAAHGCFLDKDVGSISPGKLADFVVLSTDSWDEFSREGSAYVEATYMGGIRAFP, encoded by the exons ATGCCTACCATCCATCATACAGAAATTTACACTCAGTATCAGACAAAGATGAGAGTACGGTGGTTGAGTGTTTCAGCCACAATGGCCATCCTTCTCTCCATAGCCTCCCTTCCTCTTCTTACCCAAAACACCATTAATAATTACACCACCTTCACCTCCTCCTTCTCAA attttttgaagatttttCGAAGTAAAACTGTACAAAGAGGAGTGGCAGATTTGATTGTGACCAATGGAACCATTTTCACCAGTGATGATTCTCTGCCGTTTGCTCAATCCATGGCCATTCGCAGCGGTCGAATTATTCAAGTTGGTGACTACTCTTCTGTCCAG TTTATGTCCACTCAGGATTTGGCTGGACCGGGCACTCGGGAGTTAAATCTTGAGGGCAAAATGGTGGTTCCTGGATTTATTGATTCCCACGTGCACTtaatttctggaggattacaG ATGGCACGTGTAGAGCTTCATGATGTAAAAAGTAAAGATCATTTTGTGGACAAAGTGAAGGAAGCTGTAGCAA ATATGAAACAAGGATCTTGGTTATTGGGTGGAGGATGGAATAATGACTTCTGGGGAGGAGAACTGCCAATGGCTTCTTGGATTGATGATATTACACCCCATAATCCT GTCTGGCTGTCAAGGATAGATGGCCACATGGGCTTGGCTAACTCTTTAGCACTAAAACTTGCGGGGACATCTAGTTACATGAATGATCCAGATGGTGGAGCTATTATTAGAAACAGTAATGGGG AAGCTACAGGCTTATTGGTTGACTCTACAATGAAACTGATCACGTCATGCATTCCAGAAGTCTCAGTAGATGTGAGAAGGGAAGCTCTTATGAGAGCTAGCAATCTTGCATTAATGAGGGGTGTGACAACAGTTGTTGATGTTGGGAGATATTTTCCCGGTTCATCAACAGAAACCTCATGGGAAGATTTTTCAG ATGTGTATACTTGGGCTGATTTGGTTGGAAAGATGTTGATCAGAGTCTGCTTATTCTTTCCAATAGAAACATGGGCACGTTTACGt GATTTAAAATATAAGGCAGGCCCTAAGCTTAGTGAAAAGATATACTTGGGTGGCGTAAAGGCTTTTGCTGATGGATCATTGGGGTCAAGTAGTGCGCTTTTCCATGAG CCTTATGTTGATGAACCTCATAATTCTGGTCTAGAAGTAGCAGATATTAATAGTCTACATGGAATGACTGTTTCAGCAGATAAAGCTGGCCTTCAG GTTGCCATACATGCAATAGGTGACAAGGCAAATGCCTTGATATTGGACATGTATGCATCAGTGGTCTCTCACAATGGGTTCAGGGACAGAAGGTTTAGG ATTGAACATGCTCAGCATTTGGTGCCTGGTATGGCATCCCGATTTAGTGAACAAGCTATTATTGCTTCAGTTCAG CCTGATCACATGCTGGATGATGCTGATTCTGCAATAAAGAAACTTGGGATAGAGAGAGCAACAAAAGGATCTTATGTTTTCCAGTCACTTCTTGCCAGTGGTACAAAGTTGGCATTTGGCTCTGATTGGCCAGTGAGAATTTATTGCCAGCAA GTTGCAGATATTAATCCTTTAGGAAGCATGAGGACAGCAATGAAAAGAATACCTTCTGGTTGGCACGAGGCTTGGTCATCATCAGAGTGCATGAATCTGAGTGATGCATTAAAAGC
- the LOC113727319 gene encoding protein LONG AFTER FAR-RED 3 isoform X3 — translation MPTIHHTEIYTQYQTKMRVRWLSVSATMAILLSIASLPLLTQNTINNYTTFTSSFSNFLKIFRSKTVQRGVADLIVTNGTIFTSDDSLPFAQSMAIRSGRIIQVGDYSSVQDLAGPGTRELNLEGKMVVPGFIDSHVHLISGGLQMARVELHDVKSKDHFVDKVKEAVANMKQGSWLLGGGWNNDFWGGELPMASWIDDITPHNPVWLSRIDGHMGLANSLALKLAGTSSYMNDPDGGAIIRNSNGEATGLLVDSTMKLITSCIPEVSVDVRREALMRASNLALMRGVTTVVDVGRYFPGSSTETSWEDFSDVYTWADLVGKMLIRVCLFFPIETWARLRDLKYKAGPKLSEKIYLGGVKAFADGSLGSSSALFHEPYVDEPHNSGLEVADINSLHGMTVSADKAGLQVAIHAIGDKANALILDMYASVVSHNGFRDRRFRIEHAQHLVPGMASRFSEQAIIASVQPDHMLDDADSAIKKLGIERATKGSYVFQSLLASGTKLAFGSDWPVRIYCQQVADINPLGSMRTAMKRIPSGWHEAWSSSECMNLSDALKAYTIWAAHGCFLDKDVGSISPGKLADFVVLSTDSWDEFSREGSAYVEATYMGGIRAFP, via the exons ATGCCTACCATCCATCATACAGAAATTTACACTCAGTATCAGACAAAGATGAGAGTACGGTGGTTGAGTGTTTCAGCCACAATGGCCATCCTTCTCTCCATAGCCTCCCTTCCTCTTCTTACCCAAAACACCATTAATAATTACACCACCTTCACCTCCTCCTTCTCAA attttttgaagatttttCGAAGTAAAACTGTACAAAGAGGAGTGGCAGATTTGATTGTGACCAATGGAACCATTTTCACCAGTGATGATTCTCTGCCGTTTGCTCAATCCATGGCCATTCGCAGCGGTCGAATTATTCAAGTTGGTGACTACTCTTCTGTCCAG GATTTGGCTGGACCGGGCACTCGGGAGTTAAATCTTGAGGGCAAAATGGTGGTTCCTGGATTTATTGATTCCCACGTGCACTtaatttctggaggattacaG ATGGCACGTGTAGAGCTTCATGATGTAAAAAGTAAAGATCATTTTGTGGACAAAGTGAAGGAAGCTGTAGCAA ATATGAAACAAGGATCTTGGTTATTGGGTGGAGGATGGAATAATGACTTCTGGGGAGGAGAACTGCCAATGGCTTCTTGGATTGATGATATTACACCCCATAATCCT GTCTGGCTGTCAAGGATAGATGGCCACATGGGCTTGGCTAACTCTTTAGCACTAAAACTTGCGGGGACATCTAGTTACATGAATGATCCAGATGGTGGAGCTATTATTAGAAACAGTAATGGGG AAGCTACAGGCTTATTGGTTGACTCTACAATGAAACTGATCACGTCATGCATTCCAGAAGTCTCAGTAGATGTGAGAAGGGAAGCTCTTATGAGAGCTAGCAATCTTGCATTAATGAGGGGTGTGACAACAGTTGTTGATGTTGGGAGATATTTTCCCGGTTCATCAACAGAAACCTCATGGGAAGATTTTTCAG ATGTGTATACTTGGGCTGATTTGGTTGGAAAGATGTTGATCAGAGTCTGCTTATTCTTTCCAATAGAAACATGGGCACGTTTACGt GATTTAAAATATAAGGCAGGCCCTAAGCTTAGTGAAAAGATATACTTGGGTGGCGTAAAGGCTTTTGCTGATGGATCATTGGGGTCAAGTAGTGCGCTTTTCCATGAG CCTTATGTTGATGAACCTCATAATTCTGGTCTAGAAGTAGCAGATATTAATAGTCTACATGGAATGACTGTTTCAGCAGATAAAGCTGGCCTTCAG GTTGCCATACATGCAATAGGTGACAAGGCAAATGCCTTGATATTGGACATGTATGCATCAGTGGTCTCTCACAATGGGTTCAGGGACAGAAGGTTTAGG ATTGAACATGCTCAGCATTTGGTGCCTGGTATGGCATCCCGATTTAGTGAACAAGCTATTATTGCTTCAGTTCAG CCTGATCACATGCTGGATGATGCTGATTCTGCAATAAAGAAACTTGGGATAGAGAGAGCAACAAAAGGATCTTATGTTTTCCAGTCACTTCTTGCCAGTGGTACAAAGTTGGCATTTGGCTCTGATTGGCCAGTGAGAATTTATTGCCAGCAA GTTGCAGATATTAATCCTTTAGGAAGCATGAGGACAGCAATGAAAAGAATACCTTCTGGTTGGCACGAGGCTTGGTCATCATCAGAGTGCATGAATCTGAGTGATGCATTAAAAGC
- the LOC113727319 gene encoding protein LONG AFTER FAR-RED 3 isoform X2: protein MPTIHHTEIYTQYQTKMRVRWLSVSATMAILLSIASLPLLTQNTINNYTTFTSSFSNFLKIFRSKTVQRGVADLIVTNGTIFTSDDSLPFAQSMAIRSGRIIQVGDYSSVQFMSTQDLAGPGTRELNLEGKMVVPGFIDSHVHLISGGLQMARVELHDVKSKDHFVDKVKEAVARSWLLGGGWNNDFWGGELPMASWIDDITPHNPVWLSRIDGHMGLANSLALKLAGTSSYMNDPDGGAIIRNSNGEATGLLVDSTMKLITSCIPEVSVDVRREALMRASNLALMRGVTTVVDVGRYFPGSSTETSWEDFSDVYTWADLVGKMLIRVCLFFPIETWARLRDLKYKAGPKLSEKIYLGGVKAFADGSLGSSSALFHEPYVDEPHNSGLEVADINSLHGMTVSADKAGLQVAIHAIGDKANALILDMYASVVSHNGFRDRRFRIEHAQHLVPGMASRFSEQAIIASVQPDHMLDDADSAIKKLGIERATKGSYVFQSLLASGTKLAFGSDWPVRIYCQQVADINPLGSMRTAMKRIPSGWHEAWSSSECMNLSDALKAYTIWAAHGCFLDKDVGSISPGKLADFVVLSTDSWDEFSREGSAYVEATYMGGIRAFP from the exons ATGCCTACCATCCATCATACAGAAATTTACACTCAGTATCAGACAAAGATGAGAGTACGGTGGTTGAGTGTTTCAGCCACAATGGCCATCCTTCTCTCCATAGCCTCCCTTCCTCTTCTTACCCAAAACACCATTAATAATTACACCACCTTCACCTCCTCCTTCTCAA attttttgaagatttttCGAAGTAAAACTGTACAAAGAGGAGTGGCAGATTTGATTGTGACCAATGGAACCATTTTCACCAGTGATGATTCTCTGCCGTTTGCTCAATCCATGGCCATTCGCAGCGGTCGAATTATTCAAGTTGGTGACTACTCTTCTGTCCAG TTTATGTCCACTCAGGATTTGGCTGGACCGGGCACTCGGGAGTTAAATCTTGAGGGCAAAATGGTGGTTCCTGGATTTATTGATTCCCACGTGCACTtaatttctggaggattacaG ATGGCACGTGTAGAGCTTCATGATGTAAAAAGTAAAGATCATTTTGTGGACAAAGTGAAGGAAGCTGTAGCAA GATCTTGGTTATTGGGTGGAGGATGGAATAATGACTTCTGGGGAGGAGAACTGCCAATGGCTTCTTGGATTGATGATATTACACCCCATAATCCT GTCTGGCTGTCAAGGATAGATGGCCACATGGGCTTGGCTAACTCTTTAGCACTAAAACTTGCGGGGACATCTAGTTACATGAATGATCCAGATGGTGGAGCTATTATTAGAAACAGTAATGGGG AAGCTACAGGCTTATTGGTTGACTCTACAATGAAACTGATCACGTCATGCATTCCAGAAGTCTCAGTAGATGTGAGAAGGGAAGCTCTTATGAGAGCTAGCAATCTTGCATTAATGAGGGGTGTGACAACAGTTGTTGATGTTGGGAGATATTTTCCCGGTTCATCAACAGAAACCTCATGGGAAGATTTTTCAG ATGTGTATACTTGGGCTGATTTGGTTGGAAAGATGTTGATCAGAGTCTGCTTATTCTTTCCAATAGAAACATGGGCACGTTTACGt GATTTAAAATATAAGGCAGGCCCTAAGCTTAGTGAAAAGATATACTTGGGTGGCGTAAAGGCTTTTGCTGATGGATCATTGGGGTCAAGTAGTGCGCTTTTCCATGAG CCTTATGTTGATGAACCTCATAATTCTGGTCTAGAAGTAGCAGATATTAATAGTCTACATGGAATGACTGTTTCAGCAGATAAAGCTGGCCTTCAG GTTGCCATACATGCAATAGGTGACAAGGCAAATGCCTTGATATTGGACATGTATGCATCAGTGGTCTCTCACAATGGGTTCAGGGACAGAAGGTTTAGG ATTGAACATGCTCAGCATTTGGTGCCTGGTATGGCATCCCGATTTAGTGAACAAGCTATTATTGCTTCAGTTCAG CCTGATCACATGCTGGATGATGCTGATTCTGCAATAAAGAAACTTGGGATAGAGAGAGCAACAAAAGGATCTTATGTTTTCCAGTCACTTCTTGCCAGTGGTACAAAGTTGGCATTTGGCTCTGATTGGCCAGTGAGAATTTATTGCCAGCAA GTTGCAGATATTAATCCTTTAGGAAGCATGAGGACAGCAATGAAAAGAATACCTTCTGGTTGGCACGAGGCTTGGTCATCATCAGAGTGCATGAATCTGAGTGATGCATTAAAAGC
- the LOC113727319 gene encoding protein LONG AFTER FAR-RED 3 isoform X4, protein MPTIHHTEIYTQYQTKMRVRWLSVSATMAILLSIASLPLLTQNTINNYTTFTSSFSNFLKIFRSKTVQRGVADLIVTNGTIFTSDDSLPFAQSMAIRSGRIIQVGDYSSVQFMSTQDLAGPGTRELNLEGKMVVPGFIDSHVHLISGGLQMARVELHDVKSKDHFVDKVKEAVANMKQGSWLLGGGWNNDFWGGELPMASWIDDITPHNPVWLSRIDGHMGLANSLALKLAGTSSYMNDPDGGAIIRNSNGEATGLLVDSTMKLITSCIPEVSVDVRREALMRASNLALMRGVTTVVDVGRYFPGSSTETSWEDFSDVYTWADLVGKMLIRVCLFFPIETWARLRDLKYKAGPKLSEKIYLGGVKAFADGSLGSSSALFHEPYVDEPHNSGLEVADINSLHGMTVSADKAGLQVAIHAIGDKANALILDMYASVVSHNGFRDRRFRIEHAQHLVPGMASRFSEQAIIASVQPDHMLDDADSAIKKLGIERATKGSYVFQSLLASGTKLAFGSDWPVADINPLGSMRTAMKRIPSGWHEAWSSSECMNLSDALKAYTIWAAHGCFLDKDVGSISPGKLADFVVLSTDSWDEFSREGSAYVEATYMGGIRAFP, encoded by the exons ATGCCTACCATCCATCATACAGAAATTTACACTCAGTATCAGACAAAGATGAGAGTACGGTGGTTGAGTGTTTCAGCCACAATGGCCATCCTTCTCTCCATAGCCTCCCTTCCTCTTCTTACCCAAAACACCATTAATAATTACACCACCTTCACCTCCTCCTTCTCAA attttttgaagatttttCGAAGTAAAACTGTACAAAGAGGAGTGGCAGATTTGATTGTGACCAATGGAACCATTTTCACCAGTGATGATTCTCTGCCGTTTGCTCAATCCATGGCCATTCGCAGCGGTCGAATTATTCAAGTTGGTGACTACTCTTCTGTCCAG TTTATGTCCACTCAGGATTTGGCTGGACCGGGCACTCGGGAGTTAAATCTTGAGGGCAAAATGGTGGTTCCTGGATTTATTGATTCCCACGTGCACTtaatttctggaggattacaG ATGGCACGTGTAGAGCTTCATGATGTAAAAAGTAAAGATCATTTTGTGGACAAAGTGAAGGAAGCTGTAGCAA ATATGAAACAAGGATCTTGGTTATTGGGTGGAGGATGGAATAATGACTTCTGGGGAGGAGAACTGCCAATGGCTTCTTGGATTGATGATATTACACCCCATAATCCT GTCTGGCTGTCAAGGATAGATGGCCACATGGGCTTGGCTAACTCTTTAGCACTAAAACTTGCGGGGACATCTAGTTACATGAATGATCCAGATGGTGGAGCTATTATTAGAAACAGTAATGGGG AAGCTACAGGCTTATTGGTTGACTCTACAATGAAACTGATCACGTCATGCATTCCAGAAGTCTCAGTAGATGTGAGAAGGGAAGCTCTTATGAGAGCTAGCAATCTTGCATTAATGAGGGGTGTGACAACAGTTGTTGATGTTGGGAGATATTTTCCCGGTTCATCAACAGAAACCTCATGGGAAGATTTTTCAG ATGTGTATACTTGGGCTGATTTGGTTGGAAAGATGTTGATCAGAGTCTGCTTATTCTTTCCAATAGAAACATGGGCACGTTTACGt GATTTAAAATATAAGGCAGGCCCTAAGCTTAGTGAAAAGATATACTTGGGTGGCGTAAAGGCTTTTGCTGATGGATCATTGGGGTCAAGTAGTGCGCTTTTCCATGAG CCTTATGTTGATGAACCTCATAATTCTGGTCTAGAAGTAGCAGATATTAATAGTCTACATGGAATGACTGTTTCAGCAGATAAAGCTGGCCTTCAG GTTGCCATACATGCAATAGGTGACAAGGCAAATGCCTTGATATTGGACATGTATGCATCAGTGGTCTCTCACAATGGGTTCAGGGACAGAAGGTTTAGG ATTGAACATGCTCAGCATTTGGTGCCTGGTATGGCATCCCGATTTAGTGAACAAGCTATTATTGCTTCAGTTCAG CCTGATCACATGCTGGATGATGCTGATTCTGCAATAAAGAAACTTGGGATAGAGAGAGCAACAAAAGGATCTTATGTTTTCCAGTCACTTCTTGCCAGTGGTACAAAGTTGGCATTTGGCTCTGATTGGCCA GTTGCAGATATTAATCCTTTAGGAAGCATGAGGACAGCAATGAAAAGAATACCTTCTGGTTGGCACGAGGCTTGGTCATCATCAGAGTGCATGAATCTGAGTGATGCATTAAAAGC